The following coding sequences lie in one Planococcus lenghuensis genomic window:
- the ltrA gene encoding group II intron reverse transcriptase/maturase — protein sequence MTKEKKAKLRHVEYFSLQPTLDELYSRSQNGNNFYNLIELMKSEENIRLAYRNIKKNKGSMTAGTDGQTITDIKNLSVEEVVSQVQSMFEWYKPQSVRRVFIPKPNGDKRPLGIPTIWDRIFQQCILQILEPICEAKFHKHNYGFRPNRSTHDAIARMNTLINKGNKYYCVDIDIKGFFDNVNHEKLLKQIWTLGIKDKALISIISRLLKAEIEGEGKPTKGTPQGGILSPLLSNIVLNEFDWWISNQWETFKTKFSYQTDKNKFAPLKKTRLKECFIVRYADDFKILCRDYHTAKKVFHATKDFLQVRLRLEINPQKSKVINLKKQGSDFLGIKIKAVAKKKKYVAQSKMTEKAKKNAKAKIKTEIKKIQKDPTAESVWNFNSVVMGIHKYYSVASQITTDLVEINQSLRTVLYNRLRENWTEASTADMTRTLKKRYGKYNPKLWKIQRMVLVPIYAQKNIPAMNFSQNTSNYTIKGREKIHSGLKCVNQRALHLLMKSFIKEASIEYNDNRISKYVAQYGKCAISGLELEIAEIHCHHVTPKEFGGTDEYSNLVIVHKDIHKLIHMKDREKIKGLLKTLSLNDKQILKFNNLRLKAHREAI from the coding sequence ATGACTAAGGAAAAGAAAGCCAAACTAAGACACGTTGAATACTTTTCACTCCAGCCTACACTAGATGAATTGTACTCACGCAGTCAAAACGGCAATAACTTTTACAACCTTATAGAGCTAATGAAAAGCGAGGAAAACATAAGACTGGCGTACAGGAATATCAAGAAAAACAAAGGGAGTATGACAGCTGGGACAGATGGACAGACAATCACAGACATCAAAAATCTCAGCGTGGAAGAAGTAGTAAGCCAAGTACAATCCATGTTCGAATGGTATAAACCTCAATCAGTAAGAAGAGTTTTTATTCCTAAACCGAATGGAGATAAAAGGCCATTAGGAATCCCGACTATATGGGATAGAATCTTCCAACAATGCATACTACAAATCCTTGAACCCATCTGTGAGGCCAAATTTCATAAACATAATTATGGATTCAGGCCAAACCGTAGCACCCATGATGCCATCGCACGTATGAATACCCTTATAAACAAAGGAAACAAGTATTACTGCGTGGATATTGATATCAAAGGTTTCTTTGACAACGTAAATCATGAGAAACTACTAAAACAGATTTGGACTCTTGGAATAAAAGACAAAGCATTAATTTCAATAATATCTCGTTTACTAAAGGCAGAAATAGAAGGAGAAGGCAAACCCACTAAAGGGACACCTCAAGGGGGAATTCTTAGTCCCCTGCTCTCTAATATTGTGCTTAATGAATTTGATTGGTGGATCAGTAACCAATGGGAAACTTTCAAAACAAAGTTCTCATACCAAACTGATAAAAATAAGTTTGCCCCACTCAAAAAGACGAGGTTAAAAGAATGCTTTATCGTCAGGTATGCGGACGATTTCAAAATCTTATGTAGAGACTACCACACTGCTAAAAAGGTCTTCCATGCTACGAAAGATTTCCTTCAAGTTAGATTAAGGTTAGAAATTAATCCTCAAAAATCTAAAGTGATAAATTTGAAGAAGCAAGGAAGCGATTTTCTTGGAATCAAAATTAAGGCAGTAGCAAAGAAGAAAAAGTACGTCGCTCAATCTAAAATGACTGAGAAGGCGAAGAAAAATGCTAAAGCCAAAATCAAAACAGAAATCAAGAAAATCCAGAAAGACCCTACAGCAGAAAGTGTATGGAATTTTAATTCCGTAGTAATGGGAATCCACAAGTACTACTCTGTCGCCTCCCAAATCACAACCGATTTAGTAGAGATAAACCAGTCACTCAGAACCGTGCTTTACAACCGTTTAAGAGAGAATTGGACAGAAGCCTCAACAGCAGATATGACGAGAACTCTAAAAAAACGATATGGAAAATACAATCCTAAGCTATGGAAAATACAAAGGATGGTACTCGTACCTATCTACGCACAGAAAAATATACCAGCAATGAATTTCTCTCAGAACACCTCTAACTACACCATTAAAGGACGAGAAAAAATTCATTCAGGGTTAAAATGCGTAAACCAAAGAGCTCTACACCTGCTAATGAAGTCCTTCATAAAAGAGGCAAGTATTGAGTATAACGACAATAGAATCTCTAAGTATGTTGCTCAATACGGTAAATGCGCCATCTCGGGATTAGAATTAGAAATTGCTGAAATTCATTGTCATCATGTTACCCCCAAAGAATTTGGCGGAACTGATGAATATAGCAATTTAGTGATCGTTCACAAGGACATTCACAAACTAATCCATATGAAAGACAGGGAAAAAATAAAAGGACTTCTGAAAACACTCTCTCTAAACGATAAGCAAATCTTAAAGTTCAATAATTTAAGATTAAAAGCACACAGAGAAGCGATATAA
- a CDS encoding ThiF family adenylyltransferase: protein MKKKDKTSWNDYEEIFPFIVQIGTGGTGGYLVQHIAQLLGTTGQPATYVVADPDVIEEKNLGNQLFLKSEVGMKKAEVLAQRYSYAYNLDIRSFTDRYIESVEDIRSLFNQDYMDVGQGGFSNKLLLPILIGCVDNNFSRQIMHEFFQQYPGIYIDAGNEATEVPADWQTRAKSEWTEAELQTFKESGWSGQVVTGVNLNLAKLPAVGEVYPDILEDNGSIRPSSLSCTQLTASEPQRLIVNKFAATAILSVLTEIVEDHTVSRHVTFFHAKKGYMRSTEAGVEA, encoded by the coding sequence TTGAAGAAGAAGGATAAGACGAGTTGGAACGACTATGAGGAAATCTTTCCTTTCATCGTTCAAATTGGAACAGGCGGGACAGGCGGTTACTTGGTTCAGCATATCGCCCAACTGTTAGGTACGACCGGACAGCCGGCTACCTATGTCGTGGCAGACCCGGATGTTATCGAGGAAAAGAATTTGGGGAACCAACTATTTCTGAAATCCGAAGTCGGCATGAAGAAAGCGGAAGTTCTTGCGCAGCGCTATTCCTATGCGTACAACTTGGACATCCGCAGCTTCACAGACCGGTACATTGAATCGGTAGAGGATATTCGTTCCCTGTTCAATCAAGACTATATGGACGTGGGCCAGGGCGGATTCAGCAATAAGCTACTCCTCCCCATCTTGATCGGCTGCGTGGATAATAACTTCTCACGGCAAATCATGCATGAATTCTTTCAGCAGTATCCAGGCATCTACATCGATGCAGGGAACGAAGCGACAGAAGTGCCTGCCGACTGGCAGACACGAGCTAAGTCTGAATGGACAGAAGCGGAATTGCAGACATTCAAGGAAAGCGGATGGAGCGGTCAGGTAGTCACAGGCGTTAACCTGAACCTGGCCAAACTTCCGGCGGTTGGCGAAGTGTATCCGGATATCCTCGAAGATAACGGCAGCATACGTCCCAGCTCCCTCTCCTGTACGCAATTGACCGCCAGTGAACCTCAACGCCTTATCGTGAATAAATTCGCGGCTACGGCGATTCTGAGCGTCCTGACAGAGATTGTGGAAGACCATACCGTAAGCCGGCATGTCACCTTCTTCCATGCGAAGAAAGGCTACATGCGTTCGACAGAGGCAGGTGTAGAGGCATGA
- a CDS encoding site-specific integrase: protein MLKIYEKYRLDKGIHPNTLVLELDTLKHFLHFLNLQYGRKPEPFEIRPKDVRAYMEREMEKGLHGSTLNRKLTILRQFFHFLWETGKLPVDFMPKFQFDVPVDEREATLLYETFLAEQPGLLRNDSLPVNYRLYFLFAMRGLKMRDIEQLRTVHLNDLSDRVELRYEMESGVIFRTVFQESEEVALLLQVIERALFREHDYIISSTKKHGPAYVKMNSQDLFGKLNSVLPQKFRTEEVRNAYIFHLYKKGEHTVEEMAAILGLTPAGFTRSLQTVLELYKNIDYTVVTN from the coding sequence ATGCTAAAGATTTATGAAAAGTACCGCTTGGATAAGGGGATTCATCCAAATACACTTGTTTTGGAACTGGATACACTAAAACACTTCCTTCACTTCCTGAACCTGCAATATGGCCGTAAACCGGAACCTTTCGAAATTCGTCCGAAAGACGTCCGTGCATACATGGAGCGGGAAATGGAAAAGGGATTGCATGGCAGTACCTTGAATCGGAAGCTGACCATCCTGCGCCAGTTCTTTCACTTCCTATGGGAAACCGGAAAACTCCCCGTGGATTTTATGCCCAAATTTCAGTTTGACGTTCCAGTAGATGAACGGGAAGCGACGCTGCTGTATGAAACGTTTCTCGCTGAGCAACCAGGGCTTCTGCGAAATGATTCCCTGCCTGTTAATTACCGGCTGTATTTCCTTTTTGCCATGCGTGGCTTGAAGATGCGGGATATCGAACAGCTCCGGACGGTCCATTTAAATGATTTGAGCGATCGGGTTGAACTCCGTTATGAAATGGAGAGCGGTGTCATATTCCGTACCGTATTCCAAGAGAGTGAGGAAGTCGCCCTGTTGCTTCAGGTTATCGAGCGGGCGCTGTTCCGGGAGCATGACTATATCATCTCCAGTACGAAAAAACACGGTCCTGCCTATGTAAAAATGAATTCCCAAGATCTATTCGGAAAGTTGAACAGCGTTCTTCCGCAAAAATTTCGGACAGAGGAAGTGCGGAATGCTTATATCTTCCACCTGTATAAAAAAGGGGAGCATACCGTTGAAGAAATGGCTGCGATTCTAGGGCTTACACCCGCTGGGTTTACCCGTTCTTTGCAAACAGTTCTTGAACTCTATAAAAACATCGACTATACTGTTGTTACTAACTAA
- a CDS encoding MerR family transcriptional regulator — MHYVQRAAEKKVYDEQDLTVAMLLMELREKKFTLEAIKNVMTKSEMTRPFPDDFPLPQEYNGGNDLEQLRQEMRQHYQELEKKLIERFDQRYEELQQNVLKRLPSPPSSTETSALDQQSVLKSSAFMIKLEDEALAEWNKLPEEKRYRKVGGFLFKRKEEDLAGRDAFIKKYVREHVNEGIKKEGKSDEST; from the coding sequence GTGCATTATGTTCAAAGAGCTGCTGAGAAAAAGGTTTACGATGAACAAGATTTAACTGTTGCCATGCTATTGATGGAACTAAGGGAAAAAAAGTTCACACTGGAAGCAATCAAGAATGTGATGACGAAAAGTGAAATGACACGGCCATTTCCCGACGATTTTCCCTTACCTCAAGAATATAATGGCGGAAATGACCTAGAGCAGTTAAGACAGGAAATGCGTCAGCATTATCAGGAGCTTGAGAAAAAGCTTATCGAACGGTTTGATCAGCGATATGAAGAATTACAGCAGAATGTATTGAAACGGCTGCCAAGTCCTCCATCGTCTACGGAAACTTCGGCTCTCGATCAACAAAGCGTTCTTAAATCTTCTGCTTTCATGATTAAACTAGAAGATGAGGCATTGGCTGAGTGGAACAAGCTTCCGGAAGAGAAGAGATATCGTAAAGTTGGCGGGTTTCTCTTTAAGCGAAAGGAAGAAGATCTTGCTGGCCGAGATGCATTTATAAAAAAATATGTTAGAGAACACGTTAACGAAGGAATCAAGAAGGAGGGGAAGAGTGATGAGAGTACATAA
- a CDS encoding FtsZ/tubulin family protein, translated as MENQRSILKNTDISLSLRFGFLGLGMGGSSIAAACADISTNVQNNRFPYSALLVNTNRIDLDKIDTINPNTQKMIIGSGKGAGRNIKLGEQMYQEDAEIIGEAVQKQFSNTDFVWIVVGLGGGTGTGSVIEAIRTMMENGFKKRFGLIMTLPRSSEGQTVLNNALQRLQKINGAMTALGSIILVDNQKLYSHFSKNQPTATVSEYLSYSNNFIAETLHELNIVTSSFNPVGENHFDVSEFENLIKTPGVLHFARFTSKASELDSAQSISHAGRLKDQINEGVLSEGYDLSDATRLAVSILANKPTANRLFNFEFVNAIESEVNELAPFANEKPVAHYVYQNKDISEVYFYAVFAGLKLPKRVGELVQEGKRLARMVEEKQSNEVDPFADMESLSPSNEQQDDDVSFDDLFGDKKTKTADDKKPAKDDDFARMFGN; from the coding sequence ATGGAGAACCAGCGTTCAATTCTAAAAAACACAGACATTTCACTAAGCCTTCGATTTGGATTCCTAGGACTTGGCATGGGCGGCAGCTCTATCGCAGCTGCATGTGCTGACATTTCAACGAATGTCCAAAATAACCGATTTCCTTACTCAGCTCTTCTTGTTAATACAAACCGAATTGATCTTGATAAGATCGACACCATTAATCCAAACACACAGAAAATGATTATTGGCTCAGGTAAAGGAGCCGGCAGAAATATCAAATTAGGAGAACAAATGTATCAAGAAGATGCCGAAATAATCGGAGAAGCTGTCCAAAAGCAATTCTCTAACACTGATTTTGTATGGATAGTTGTGGGTCTTGGCGGCGGAACTGGAACCGGCTCCGTGATCGAAGCTATACGAACGATGATGGAAAACGGCTTCAAGAAACGATTTGGTTTGATTATGACACTGCCACGTTCCAGCGAAGGACAGACAGTGCTAAACAATGCACTGCAGCGCTTACAGAAGATCAACGGCGCTATGACCGCATTAGGTTCAATTATTCTTGTTGATAATCAGAAACTCTATTCTCATTTCAGTAAGAATCAACCAACTGCTACTGTTTCTGAATACCTGAGTTACTCAAACAATTTTATTGCGGAAACCTTACACGAGTTGAATATCGTGACTTCCAGCTTCAATCCGGTCGGCGAAAATCACTTTGACGTTTCGGAATTTGAGAATTTAATTAAAACGCCTGGCGTCCTCCACTTCGCTCGCTTTACTTCTAAAGCAAGTGAGCTCGATTCCGCACAAAGCATCTCTCATGCAGGTCGTTTGAAGGACCAAATTAACGAAGGAGTTCTGTCTGAAGGTTATGATCTATCAGACGCTACTCGCCTGGCCGTAAGTATTCTTGCAAATAAACCGACAGCAAACCGGCTATTCAATTTCGAATTCGTTAATGCAATAGAATCCGAAGTGAATGAGTTAGCTCCTTTTGCAAATGAAAAACCGGTCGCACACTATGTGTATCAAAACAAAGATATTTCAGAGGTATACTTTTATGCTGTTTTTGCGGGATTAAAGTTACCAAAACGTGTTGGTGAGCTCGTTCAAGAAGGCAAACGACTTGCACGGATGGTAGAAGAAAAACAGTCGAACGAAGTGGATCCATTTGCTGACATGGAGTCACTCTCTCCTTCCAATGAGCAGCAGGATGATGACGTAAGCTTTGATGATTTATTCGGAGATAAGAAAACGAAAACAGCAGATGATAAAAAACCTGCTAAAGACGATGATTTCGCAAGAATGTTTGGTAACTAA
- a CDS encoding replication-relaxation family protein, protein MATKHLSADSRYRGIVLTERELSLLYFIHEAKVLSSANIHLYYEAVSDPVRTRRSITKRLKKFTDAGVLVQMDDGGRGHGKGFKRYFYRLGMRGFDLLYDEKRISQKEYQKGKLYSTTYKLPSAHNIALSSLITELAIKLYFTDKDLFGKPIFSKRGERHRLFLIETGKGSPTQIVPDWVIETDERIVCVEMDTGTQPLNTLTSKFSRYRKVAEAGDKPIHVLFVCDNERTERGGPRYRERRVGNIKELMALDVKWPKNLHINVAGGERGGENLYRLVEELARERLAIFEDPLAVANHWLQLASKASKNHHPIESLNKQEPTVLLHAQNISMLVEVRKSATYKVPFAVIPVMEGSVRDHQKVRKAMAQISEWNRTNPWDEPISLLLIYSDSLEMSFDVLGIADDCPIYLTNLEYAEFAAENPEDGYPPLQYVKTPYTREVSTLL, encoded by the coding sequence GTGGCAACAAAACACCTCTCTGCCGATAGCCGGTATCGAGGAATTGTTTTAACCGAGCGCGAACTTTCGTTGCTCTACTTCATCCATGAAGCGAAGGTGCTCAGTTCTGCTAATATCCATCTGTATTACGAAGCAGTATCCGACCCGGTACGAACACGCCGATCGATTACCAAGCGGTTGAAAAAATTCACGGACGCAGGCGTTCTCGTGCAAATGGATGATGGAGGAAGAGGGCATGGCAAGGGATTCAAACGCTATTTTTATCGTTTGGGGATGCGGGGCTTTGACCTTCTTTATGACGAAAAACGGATCTCGCAGAAGGAGTATCAGAAAGGGAAACTTTATAGCACCACTTACAAGCTGCCGTCAGCACATAATATCGCGCTATCCAGTCTAATTACGGAGTTGGCCATCAAACTGTATTTCACTGACAAGGACTTGTTTGGTAAGCCGATATTTTCAAAACGCGGGGAACGGCACCGCCTATTCCTAATTGAGACTGGAAAAGGGAGCCCTACACAAATCGTTCCTGATTGGGTCATTGAAACGGATGAACGAATTGTCTGTGTGGAAATGGATACAGGGACGCAGCCGCTCAACACACTGACCAGTAAATTCAGCCGTTACCGGAAAGTGGCGGAAGCGGGCGATAAACCCATTCACGTTCTTTTCGTTTGCGACAATGAGCGCACAGAGAGGGGAGGACCGAGATATCGGGAAAGACGGGTTGGCAACATCAAGGAACTGATGGCCCTCGACGTAAAGTGGCCGAAGAATCTACACATTAACGTAGCGGGCGGTGAGCGGGGCGGCGAAAATCTTTACCGTCTTGTCGAAGAGTTAGCGAGAGAGAGACTTGCCATTTTTGAAGATCCGCTCGCCGTAGCGAATCATTGGCTTCAACTTGCATCTAAGGCATCAAAGAATCATCACCCGATCGAATCCTTAAATAAGCAGGAACCAACTGTACTTCTTCACGCTCAGAATATTTCCATGCTCGTGGAAGTGAGAAAGAGTGCAACGTACAAAGTTCCATTTGCGGTGATTCCAGTCATGGAGGGGTCTGTCCGTGACCATCAGAAAGTCCGTAAGGCAATGGCGCAGATTTCTGAATGGAACCGGACAAACCCGTGGGATGAACCGATATCATTACTCCTGATTTATTCGGATTCGCTCGAAATGTCATTTGATGTACTGGGGATTGCCGATGACTGTCCGATCTATCTCACGAATCTTGAATACGCCGAGTTTGCAGCAGAGAATCCCGAAGATGGCTACCCGCCGCTTCAATACGTTAAAACACCTTATACAAGGGAGGTCAGTACCCTCTTATGA
- a CDS encoding type IV secretory system conjugative DNA transfer family protein — MKKFIAKLKEFTNAHKHRLPLLSVNIGFLVILAFSITFWLNLYQLFSAASFGKGNELLDQLLGSDYSLSPFFTLIFAFIAFRIFDVATRVNFYKKKWPRLLSFQMVMIGIVGAACNSAVGTVYYMVVPFLEEKVASIGVPTSYIAVFATEQSGMLSFSLMGIPVIAFAFLGLFLKNEYMNHELELKEAFFEQEMKSRWHQPFTDLQKTGDKWPDIKLGRDLKTKEMVTLPGFDRALNTVIVGGIGTGKTAALGLPITNQDLHHMADFINNYPKLRERPDFRNKNVFGRHLNGISVIEPSNDLCQKVLQLAKAHGIPDELITYINPLDQNTHKINPMRGPVDKVAEVFTQVIAGLNNSQAAGNFFFEQSQRNHLKQHIYLLKLHDPEKNVTLDMLLDMYKNPNLVHKMHVQLKKSLPSNIDDIEDNEERIHWKIIKGVDEWFDLTILPQRERSGPGMKDVYTPNGEQQFYDAKAEYVQGLRNILDDLGANRLVRRVLFGDSHFDFDEHLAKGGVLLVNTAKGELVELANVLGKIVLMNLQAATFRREPDISPFHSIIVDESPDYFYEGFREFPVQSRKYKVMLTPIMQTISQLADKYGEFYMNTLIAGLRNRMVYADVPPYDAKYFSELFGESLRFEEGQSEMSVSPLQQDPVARGGSSYTRVREQTMTAGDIMFQKAFVAAVKLVVNNETQPVRQISANFVPAEEFETATVQVDPEALDVLLKDRKAGEIIINAPKPLPLIVDGENQLLDMEEDKKREEEELLNTNNQLPIMPVENTSHLYAPSDPYPRGKENESKFFIDQRVGEQAPAASFVEVELQEMSERHQKEQASPAQRAEGDPLPPQEPKLANEEVAAVIEAEPVKAHPEKFPTAKKSFMETFSKPYVPGESEAVRAEDAHYEESRPSLEEKKLFDEMIQEVNGKEQDKK; from the coding sequence ATGAAAAAGTTCATAGCGAAACTGAAGGAGTTTACCAATGCCCACAAACACCGGCTACCGCTGCTAAGCGTGAACATCGGATTTTTGGTTATACTCGCATTTTCCATTACGTTCTGGCTGAATCTTTATCAGTTATTCAGTGCAGCAAGCTTCGGAAAAGGAAATGAGCTGCTTGATCAGCTACTCGGATCAGATTACTCCCTGTCCCCATTTTTCACGCTGATCTTCGCTTTCATCGCTTTCCGGATATTCGATGTGGCTACAAGAGTAAACTTCTACAAAAAGAAATGGCCACGGTTACTAAGTTTTCAAATGGTGATGATCGGTATTGTTGGAGCCGCATGCAACAGCGCAGTCGGCACCGTCTACTACATGGTCGTGCCTTTCTTGGAAGAGAAAGTGGCGAGCATCGGCGTACCGACTTCTTATATTGCAGTTTTTGCAACGGAGCAGTCAGGCATGCTGAGTTTTTCGCTGATGGGAATTCCGGTCATTGCCTTTGCCTTTTTGGGGCTGTTTCTGAAAAACGAGTACATGAACCACGAACTTGAACTGAAAGAAGCCTTCTTTGAACAGGAGATGAAGTCGAGATGGCACCAGCCATTTACTGACCTTCAAAAGACTGGCGATAAATGGCCGGACATCAAGCTAGGCCGGGACCTGAAGACAAAGGAAATGGTGACACTGCCAGGATTCGACCGGGCGCTGAACACGGTAATCGTCGGCGGTATCGGTACGGGTAAAACCGCTGCACTCGGTCTTCCGATCACAAACCAGGACCTGCACCATATGGCAGACTTCATCAACAACTACCCAAAGCTCCGGGAACGGCCTGACTTCCGCAACAAGAACGTATTTGGCAGACACCTGAACGGGATATCTGTTATTGAACCGTCCAATGACCTTTGCCAAAAGGTGCTACAACTTGCGAAAGCGCATGGCATTCCAGACGAACTCATCACCTATATCAATCCGCTTGATCAAAACACGCATAAGATCAATCCAATGCGCGGTCCGGTTGATAAGGTAGCGGAAGTGTTCACCCAAGTAATTGCTGGACTCAACAATTCACAGGCGGCCGGGAACTTCTTCTTCGAACAATCTCAGCGTAACCATTTGAAGCAGCACATTTATTTGCTGAAACTTCATGACCCGGAGAAAAATGTAACGCTCGACATGCTTTTGGATATGTACAAGAATCCGAATCTGGTACATAAAATGCATGTGCAACTTAAGAAATCCCTTCCGAGCAACATAGATGATATTGAAGATAACGAAGAGCGGATTCACTGGAAAATCATAAAAGGCGTCGATGAATGGTTTGATTTAACGATTCTCCCGCAACGAGAACGCTCTGGTCCTGGAATGAAGGATGTGTATACGCCTAACGGAGAGCAGCAGTTCTATGATGCAAAGGCGGAATATGTACAAGGGCTACGGAATATTCTTGATGACCTCGGAGCCAACCGTCTTGTGCGGCGGGTATTGTTTGGCGACAGCCATTTCGATTTTGATGAGCATCTTGCTAAAGGCGGGGTGCTGTTAGTCAATACTGCAAAGGGGGAACTGGTCGAGCTGGCAAATGTCCTCGGTAAAATCGTTCTGATGAATCTTCAGGCAGCGACATTCCGCCGAGAACCGGACATTTCACCATTCCATTCCATTATTGTCGATGAATCACCAGACTACTTCTACGAAGGATTCAGGGAGTTTCCTGTGCAATCCCGTAAATATAAAGTTATGCTCACACCGATTATGCAGACCATTTCTCAGCTGGCAGACAAATATGGTGAATTCTATATGAATACACTAATAGCCGGTCTTCGAAACCGCATGGTCTATGCCGATGTGCCACCATATGACGCTAAGTATTTCAGCGAGCTATTCGGTGAAAGTTTGCGTTTTGAAGAAGGTCAGTCCGAAATGAGTGTCTCTCCGCTTCAGCAAGATCCGGTGGCCCGCGGCGGCAGTTCGTACACCCGTGTCCGGGAACAGACGATGACGGCTGGAGACATCATGTTTCAGAAAGCATTCGTCGCTGCCGTCAAACTTGTTGTTAACAATGAGACACAACCCGTCCGTCAGATTTCCGCTAACTTTGTACCGGCAGAGGAGTTTGAGACTGCTACGGTACAAGTCGATCCGGAAGCATTGGATGTTCTGCTGAAAGACCGTAAGGCTGGGGAAATCATAATTAACGCTCCGAAGCCTTTGCCACTGATAGTTGATGGCGAAAATCAGCTATTGGACATGGAAGAGGATAAAAAGCGGGAAGAAGAGGAACTTCTCAATACCAATAATCAGCTTCCGATTATGCCTGTCGAAAACACTTCCCACCTGTATGCGCCGAGTGATCCGTATCCTCGGGGTAAGGAAAACGAGTCCAAGTTCTTCATCGACCAACGCGTGGGGGAACAAGCGCCTGCAGCATCATTTGTAGAAGTGGAGTTGCAGGAAATGTCGGAACGGCATCAAAAAGAGCAGGCATCACCTGCACAAAGGGCTGAAGGTGATCCGCTCCCGCCGCAAGAACCCAAATTGGCAAATGAAGAAGTTGCCGCGGTAATAGAAGCGGAACCTGTAAAGGCGCATCCTGAAAAATTTCCAACGGCAAAAAAATCCTTCATGGAGACCTTCAGTAAACCCTATGTACCGGGGGAAAGCGAAGCGGTTAGAGCAGAGGATGCTCACTATGAGGAAAGCCGTCCTTCTTTGGAGGAAAAGAAGCTATTCGATGAGATGATTCAGGAAGTAAACGGGAAAGAACAGGATAAAAAGTAA